The DNA window TTGACCGCCAGGTGGTGGTTGGCCTGCCGGATGTTCGCGGTCGTGAGCAGATCCTGAAAGTGCATATGCGTCGCGTTCCGCTGGCGCCGGATATCGATGCGGCAATCATTGCTCGCGGTACCCCTGGCTTCTCTGGTGCGGACCTGGCCAACCTGGTCAACGAAGCGGCCCTGTTTGCTGCCCGCGGCAACAAACGCGTCGTATCGATGGTTGAGTTCGAAAAAGCGAAAGACAAAATCATGATGGGTGCGGAACGCCGCTCCATGGTGATGACGGAAGCGCAGAAAGAGTCCACCGCTTACCACGAAGCGGGCCACGCGATTATCGGTCGTCTGGTGCCGGAGCACGATCCGGTGCACAAAGTGACGATTATCCCGCGCGGTCGTGCGCTGGGTGTGACCTTCTTCCTGCCGGAAGGCGATGCGATCAGCGCCAGCCGTCAGAAACTGGAAAGTCAGATCTCCACCCTGTACGGCGGTCGTCTGGCGGAAGAGATTATCTACGGTCCGGAACATGTTTCTACCGGCGCGTCTAACGACATTAAAGTGGCGACGAACCTGGCGCGTAACATGGTGACCCAGTGGGGCTTCTCCGACAAACTTGGTCCGCTGCTGTACGCGGAAGAAGAGGGTGAAGTGTTCCTCGGCCGCAGCGTCGCGAAAGCGAAGCATATGTCCGATGAAACCGCGCGTATCATCGACCAGGAAGTGAAATCGCTGATTGAGCGTAACTACGGTCGTGCTCGCCAGCTGCTGAACGACAACATGGACATTCTGCACGCGATGAAAGATGCGCTCATGAAGTATGAGACCATCGATGCGCCGCAGATTGACGACCTGATGGCTCGTCGCGATGTTCGTCCGCCAGCGGGTTGGGAAGAACCCGGTTCTTCTAACAACTCTGACAACAATGGCACGCCTCGTGCGCCGCGTCCGGTCGATGAACCGCGTACGCCGAACCCGGGCAACACCATGTCAGAGCAGCTGGGCGACAAATAAGCTGCCGCTGTTGATGTCTTGTTTTAACCTTAAAACCCCGGGGCGCCCGCTCCGGGGTTTTTCTTTTTTAACCTCTTCAGTCTCAGGGATTTTGTGATGAAACTTGTAGCCCAGGGCTCAACCCTCGATCTCTCTCACCCCCACGTGATGGGTATTCTTAATGTGACGCCTGACTCCTTCTCCGATGGCGGCGCCCATAATTCGCTGATTGAGGCGGTGAAGCATGCCAATCTGATGATCAACGCCGGGGCGACCATCATTGATATCGGCGGTGAATCGACGCGGCCAGGGGCGGCTGAGGTTAGCGTGGAAGAGGAGCTTGCGCGGGTGATCCCGGTGGTGGAGGCTATCGCCCAGCGCTTTGAGGTGTGGATCTCCGTGGATACCTCCAAAGCGGAGGTTATCCGCGAATCCGCCCGGGCAGGGGCGCATATCATTAACGATATTCGTTCGCTGACCGAACCCGGCGCGCTGCAGGCTGCGGCGGAAACCGGGCTGCCGGTGTGTCTGATGCATATGCAGGGACAGCCGAAAACCATGCAGGAGGCGCCGAAGTATGAGGATGTCTTCGCCGATGTGGAGCGCTTTTTTAATGAACACATCGTGCGCTGCGAACAGGCAGGGATCGCAAAAGAAAAATTGCTGCTCGACCCGGGATTCGGTTTCGGTAAAAATCTCACCCACAATTATCAACTGCTGGCCAGGCTGGGAGAGTTTCATCACTTTGGTCTGCCGCTGCTGGTCGGTATGTCGCGTAAGTCGATGGTAGGTCAGTTGCTGAACGTCGGGCCGTCGGAACGGCTGAACGGCAGCCTGGCGTGTGCCGTCATTGCAGCAATGCAGGGCGCGCAGATTATCCGCGTCCATGATGTCAAAGAAACGGTAGAAGCGCTGCGCGTGGTGGAAGCCACTCTCGCCGCTAAGGGAAAAAAACGTTATGAGTAACCGCAAGTATTTTGGCACCGATGGTATTCGTGGCCGCGTCGGCGATGCGCCGATCACTCCGGAATTTGTGCTTAAGCTCGGCTGGGCGGCGGGCAAAGTGTTAGCGCGTCACGGCTCGCGTAAAATTATCATCGGCAAGGATACCCGTATTTCGGGCTATATGCTGGAATCGGCGCTGGAAGCCGGGCTGGCGGCAGCGGGGCTCTCTGCGTCGTTCACCGGGCCAATGCCAACGCCGGCGATCGCCTACCTGACGCGCGCCTTTCGCGCCGAGGCGGGGATCGTCATCTCCGCTTCACATAACCCCTTCTACGACAACGGCATCAAGTTCTTCTCCATTGAGGGCACCAAGCTGCCGGATGATGTGGAAGAGGCGATTGAAGCCGAAATGGAGAAAGAACTCACCTGTGTGGACTCGGCTGAGCTGGGCAAAGCCAGCCGCATCGTCGATGCCGCGGGCCGCTACATTGAGTTTTGTAAAGGCACCTTTCCTAACGAACTGAGCCTCTCCACGCTGAAAGTGGTGGTGGACTGTGCGCACGGCGCAACCTACCACATCGCGCCCAATGTTTTCCGCGAGCTGGGCGCCCAGGTTATCGCGATGGGCTGCGAGCCTGACGGCCTCAACATCAACGAAGAGGTCGGGGCCACCGACGTGCGGGCGCTGCAGGCGCGCGTGCTGGCGGAAAAAGCCGATCTGGGCATTGCCTACGATGGCGATGGCGATCGGGTGATCATGGTTGACCACGAAGGCAATAAAGTCGATGGTGACCAGATCCTCTACATCATCGCCCGGGAAGGGCTGCGTCAGGGACAGCTGCGCGGCGGCGCCGTCGGTACGCTGATGAGCAATATGGGCCTGGAGCTGGCGCTCAAGCAGCTGGGCATCCCGTTTGCCCGCGCTAAGGTGGGTGACCGCTATGTGCTGGAGATGCTCCAGGAAAAAGGCTGGCGCATCGGTGCGGAAAACTCCGGCCATGTGATTCTGCTGGATAAAACCACCACCGGCGATGGCATCGTCGCCAGTTTGCAGGTGGTCGCGGCGATGGTACGCAACCACATGAGCCTGCATGACCTGTGCAGCGGCATGAAGATGTTCCCTCAGCTGCTGGTGAATGTGCGCTTTACCGAGGGCAGCGGTAACCCTCTGGAGAATGAGCATGTCAAAGCGGTGACCGCAGAAGTGGAAGCGGCGTTAGGTAAGCGTGGCCGCGTCCTGCTGCGTAAATCGGGTACGGAACCGCTGATCCGCGTTATGGTGGAAGGCGAGCATGAAGATCAGGTGCACGAGTTTGCGCATCGCATCGCCGAAGCGGTAAAAAGCGTCTAAGCTTGTCGGCTAAGTGGTTAAAAAGGCGGCGCTTGCCGCCTTTTTTATGATCGAACACCGGCTTTTTGCTGTTTTTTTCTGCAGTTGATACAATGTGTCGAAATTGCCCTTGCGAAGGTCATTCGCTTTGGTTAGTATTCACACCCGCTTCAGTGGGAAACGTTAAAACGTCCCGCTTTATTGGTCGAAGCACTTGGTATGCGGCGAATCCGCAAGGAACAGGTTGATTATGTACGAAGCTCTTTTGGTTGTTTTCCTTATTGTAGCGATTGGCCTCGTAGGTCTGGTTATGCTGCAGCAAGGTAAAGGCGCTGATATGGGAGCCTCCTTCGGTGCAGGCGCTTCCGGCACACTGTTTGGGTCCAGCGGTTCTGGTAACTTCATGACCCGTATGACCGGCATCCTGGCTGCGCTGTTCTTCATCATCAGTCTGGCGCTGGGTAACATCAACAGCAACAAGACCAGTAAAGGAAGTGAGTGGGATAACCTGAGCGCGCCGAAAACAGAGCAAACTCAGCCAACTGCGCCGGCTCAGCCGACCAGCGATATCCCGCACTAAGTATTCTGTACCGAGGTGGTGGAATTGGTAGACACGCTACCTTGAGGTGGTAGTGCCCTAACGGGCTTGTGGGTTCGAGTCCCATCCTCGGTACCAATATTCCAGAAAAAAGACGCTGAAAAGCGTCTTTTTTTGTTTTTATCCCCGCCGGTCATTTATTAATAAACATCTCTTCACTGGCTCCCGCCTTTTACTGTCGTTAAAGTCGCCACGTCTAATCAACAGAGGTGAAGTGACACAATGAACAAGATCGGGTTGCTTATCGTCGCCGGCGCGCTCGGTTTAGCGGGATGCAGTTCAACATCGCCATCCAAAACGGTGGAGACGATTAATGCGCTAACCGTACCGGTATCATACAGTGAGCCTGGCGTTGCAGCGAATAATGCCCAGGCGGTGACGCGCTATTTCCAGGACAATACGGCACTGATTGGTCGCCTTAATCATTCATTGAAAAGCCATTATCTGCAGGATGTTGAGCGCCGCGATGTGTTCGACAGACACAGCGAGGCGTATCAGGTGTATGGCGCTCTGACCCGCCTGGAGCAGATGGCGTCCATGAATGAGGTTTACCGCAAAGAGAATAATGTTGCTGGCCTGCAGGAGATTAACCGCGTACTGAAAAGCGTGCCGCAGGCCAGTTAAGAATGAAGCAGGGACTGCCGGATGGCAATCCCTGTGCATGGATTAAAAGCGGAAGTTAACCCCGGCGTAGGCCCCGTCGGCGAGGGTGTTGTCGCGATGGCCGTCTTTCCCCGCCATATCGATATATCGATAGCCTGCTTCGATATTCAGCGACGGCAGCACGTTAAGGCGTACCCCGGCATTGGCCTCCACATAATCATCGACGCCGCTGGACATCGAGTCCGGCGAGTAATAGCCCTCACCGAAGAGCGTGAAGTACTGGCCGAGAGGGAGCTCTGCTCCGCCACCCGCGGCGATGGCGTAGCCTTCATCCCCATCTTTAGGGTTCAGATAGATGCCTTTACCGCCCAGCGTCATCAGGAAAGGCCCGAGGTTGAAGTTATAACCCATACCCAGTCCAATGGTGTCGCCGTCATTGTCACTATGCGCCCACTGGGTATTGAACGTCATTCCAGGTTCCCCGGCGCCAAAGCTGGCAGACAGATTGGTAAACTCGCTACCGGCTTCACCATGCAGATTAACGGATGCGCAGGCGGCGCCGCTGGCCCCCACAGCGATCATCAGGGCTACCATTTTTGGAGCAATAGACTTCATTGTTGAATTCCTTCAGATAAAAAAAAGCCCGATACGGGTGTTCGGGCAAAATTAACGGGTTTTTGGATCTCATCGTTATGGTCGAGCAGGCGGTAGGAGAGGGGATCAACTCCCGCTACCGCTGCTCACGCCTGGCCGATTGCCGGCGGCATATCCTGCGCCTGCGCAGGCCCGGCGATGCACGCCTTGGCTGTCTGCTGGTCGTACCCGGCACAGGATGTCCTCCGGTAACTCAGGTAGTTAGATTAAAATTATTTTTTTGTTACCGTTAGCGTTTATTGGTTTAAATTTAAACAACTTCAGCTGTAAGATGAATAGCCACAAATGACAGAGGTTGGCGCGAGTCAGAATTTTTCAGGAAGTGAGGCAATGCTTTGTAAATAACCCCCCCGGGCAAAGGCAATATAACCGCCTTTCTTTAAGGCTGACAAGACATTAAGAATACTGCTGCGTGAGAGATGAGTCCGGTCCTGAATATATTCAAGAATAGATACGCGCTGTCGTGTCTCTTCAGTTAAGAGCATCATTTCCAGCAGATGGTTACGGATCACCGAATAGGTTCGCTGTTGCAATACCAAATCGTCACGATACACCATATACGAGGTATGATAGGCCAGCAGGATTGTCACTTCTTCCCACAGATTATGCTGACGAAATAGCGCCGACGCCAGATCGTAGTCGATACGCAGCAGCTCGGATGAGACCTCTGCACGCAGGCTATGACTGCGGCTGGGCTGCAGCATTTCCGCCACGCCGAAAAGGTGGGGTTCATAGACGGTCACCATCAAGAGCCTGTCGGAATTACGAATAATCGACAACTCGCCTTTTTTAAAAATAAAGAGCTGGGTTTTGCCTTTATATTCCCACGTGAGTCTTTTTCTGGCGATCGCGTTAACGGGCGTCGCGTGTGGCTCAAGCACATCGATCAATCGGTCAATGGCCTTCTGCGGCCTGATAGGCGGTTTAATATTCATGATGTTTATCACCAGATACGAATTAATCAATTGAGGATATTATAGTCAACAATTTTGCTGACCAGGCGATAAGGAAATAATGCCTCTTTTCGAATTTTCTGGTGCAGACTGGTAACAAAAAATAAAAAAGCCGGCGGAGAGCCGCCGGCAGAGAGCAAACATCGTCAGGCGATTATTTGCCTTTGTTTTCCAGATTTTCAACCTGCGGTAAACCCGTCGCTGAGGAGGCGCTCAGCAGGCCAGACTGCGCGTAGCCGAACAGCTTCTCGCGGGTATCGGTGATATCCAGATTACGCATGGTCAGCTGGCCGATACGGTCTTCAGCGGTAAACATGGAATCGCCTTTTTCCATGGTCAGACGCTCTGCTTTATAGGTCAGGTTGTCTGATACCGTATTGAGGATCGAGTAGTCGTTGCCGCGACGCAGCTCAAGGGTGACTTCGCCGGTGATCTGGCTGGCGACCCAGCGCTGCAGCGAATCACGCAGCATCAGCGCCTGGGAATCGAACCAGCGGCCCTGATACAGCAGACGGCCCAGCTGGCGACCGTGAGCGTGATATTGCTCAATAGTATCTTCGTTATGAATACCGGTCAGCAGACGCTCATAAGCGATATGCAGCAGCGCCATCCCCGGGGCTTCATAAATGCCGCGGCTTTTCGCTTCGATAATCCGGTTTTCGATCTGGTCGCTCATGCCCAGGCCGTGACGACCGCCGATGCGGTTGGCTTCCAGCATCATCTCGACGTCATCGGCGAAGGTTTTGCCATTAAGCGCTACCGGGTGACCCTGCTCAAAACGTACGGTGACCTCTTCCGCAGGGATCTTCACGTTTTCGTCCCAGAACTTCACGCCCATAATCGGGTTGACGATCTTGACGCTGGAATTCAGAAACTCCAGATCTTTCGCTTCGTGGGTAGCGCCGAGCATGTTGGAGTCGGTGGAATAGGCTTTCTCGACCGACATCTTGTAGTCAAAGCCGCAGGCGATCATAAATTCGGACATTTCGTGACGGCCGCCGAGTTCATTGATGAAATCGCTGTCCAGCCACGGTTTGTAGATCTGCAGTTCAGCGTTGGTCAGCAGGCCGTAGCGATAGAAACGTTCGATATCGTTGCCTTTATAGGTGCTGCCATCGCCCCAGATGTTGACGCCGTCTTCTTTCATTGCCGCTACCAGCATGGTGCCGGTGACCGCGCGGCCCAGCGGCGTGGTGTTGAAGTAGGTCAACCCGCCGGTGGTGTTATGGAAAGCGCCACACTGAATCGCGGCGATCCCTTCTGCGACCAGCTGTTTGCGGCAGTCGATCAGACGGGCGCCTTCGGCGCCGTACTCTTTCGCGCGGCGCGGAATAGCATCGTAGTCGTCTTCGTCCGGTTGACCCAGGTTAGCGGTATATGCATAAGGCACGGCGCCTTTTTTGCGCATCCATAACAGCGCGGCGCTGGTATCCAGTCCACCAGAGAAAGCGATACCAATACGTTGACCAACCGGGAGATGCTTGAGAATCGTCGTCATAAAATAAAACCCTGCTCGATAGACTGTGGTGAGTTCGACTCAACAACCTTAACTGTATTTTTATGCATTAATTGTGAGTATTCATTTAACCATCTTTTACTGGTGACAGGAAGGGCTTCATCATCTTTTTGCTAAAAAAGCCTGAAATACCAGCACAAACGGCAATCGGGGGCGATAAAATGCATGTTGACAAAATATACTAATTGTCGTTACAATTCATCCCGATTTTATGTCCCGTCTTCGGTACCAAATCCCAGCAGTATTTGCGTCTTTTGCTCAAAAAGAGTAAAATATGCCACGTTTCAGGCGCGGGGTGGAGCAGCCTGGTAGCTCGTCGGGCTCATAACCCGAAGGTCGTCGGTTCAAATCCGGCCCCCGCAACCACTTTCCCATTAAGTACTTTTTCAAATATACTGTGAGGACTAGGTGTCCTTCGTAGCCGAATTTGAAAGAATTCTTGCGGAAGGTGTTCCAGATCGCCATGGCGATCTCAGGGTTCAGTTATCTAAAGCCCCGATTTATCGGGGTTTTTTGTTATCTGACTTCAGAATAACTGGGCTATACGCCCTTTTTTTATGTCTTGGGGGTGGGTTTGTCCACATTAGAGCAAAAATTGACAGAGATGCTCACTGCGCCGGTTGAAGCGCTTGGCTTTGAGCTGGTCGGCATCGAATTTATTCGCGGTCGCACATCCACACTGCGCATCTATATTGATAGTGAAGATGGCATCAACGTTGATGATTGTGCTGATGTGAGCCACCAGGTAAGCGCCGTCATGGATGTCGAAGACCCGATCACTGTCGCTTACAACCTGGAAGTCTCTTCGCCTGGTCTCGACCGTCCGATGTTCACCGCCGAACACTATCAACGTTTCACTGGCGAAGAAGTTGCGCTGGTGCTGCGCATGGCGGTTCAGAACCGTCGCAAATGGCAGGGCATTATCAAAGCGGTAGACGGTGAAATGATCACGGTAACCGTCGAAGGCAAAGATGAAGTGTTCGCGCTGAGTAACATCCAGAAGGCGAACCTGGTTCCCCACTTTTAACAGTCTGGATTGAGGTGAAAGGCCCCGATGAACAAAGAAATTTTGGCTGTTGTTGAAGCCGTTTCCAACGAAAAAGCGCTGCCGCGTGAGAAAATTTTCGAAGCGCTGGAAAGCGCGCTGGCAACGGCCACCAAGAAAAAATACGAACAAGAGATCGACGTTCGCGTTGAAATCGACCGCAAGAGCGGCGATTTCGACACTTTCCGTCGCTGGCTGGTTGTAGAAGAAGTCACCCAGCCGACGCGCGAGATCACGCTGGAAGCCGCGCGTTTCGAAGATGAAAGCATGAACGTCGGCGACTACGTCGAAGATCAGATTGAATCTGTCACCTTCGACCGCATCACCACCCAGACCGCTAAACAGGTTATCGTGCAGAAAGTTCGCGAAGCCGAGCGCGCGATGGTGGTCGATCAGTTCCGCGAGCACGAAGGTGAGATCATCACCGGCGTGGTGAAAAAAGTGAACCGCGACAACATCACTCTGGATCTGGGCAACAACGCTGAAGCCGTGATCCTGCGTGAAGATATGCTGCCGCGTGAAAACTTCCGTCCGGGCGACCGCATTCGCGGCGTACTGTACGCCGTCCGTCCGGAAGCGCGTGGCGCCCAGCTGTTCGTGACCCGTTCCAAACCTGAGATGCTGATCGAACTGTTCCGCATCGAAGTGCCGGAAATCGGTGAAGAAGTGCTGGAGATCAAAGCGGCAGCTCGCGATCCGGGCTCTCGTGCCAAAATCGCGGTGAAAACCAACGACAAGCGTATCGACCCGGTTGGCGCTTGCGTCGGTATGCGCGGCGCGCGCGTGCAGGCGGTATCCACCGAGCTGGGCGGCGAGCGTATCGATATCGTCCTCTGGGATGATAACCCGGCGCAGTTCGTGATTAACGCTATGGCGCCGGCAGACGTCGCGTCCATCGTGGTGGATGAAGATAAACACACCATGGATATCGCGGTAGAAGCGGGCAACCTGGCGCAGGCGATTGGCCGTAACGGTCAGAACGTCCGCCTGGCCTCGCAGCTTAGCGGCTGGGAACTCAACGTGATGACCGTTGACGATCTGCAGGCTAAGCACCAGGCGGAAGCGCATGCCGCTATCGATACCTTCACCAAATATCTCGATATTGATGAAGATTTCGCGACAGTGCTGGTTGAAGAAGGCTTCTCCTCACTGGAAGAGCTGGCCTATGTGCCGATGAAAGAACTGCTGGAAATCGACGGTCTGGATGAAGCCACCGTTGAAGCACTTCGTGAGCGTGCGAAAAACGCACTGACTACGCTGGCGCTGGCTCAGGAAGAAAGCCTGGGAGATAACAAACCTGCCGATGATCTGTTGAATCTCGAAGGTCTGGATCGTGCCCTGGCATTCAAACTGGCTGCCCGTGGTGTTTGTACGCTGGAAGATCTCGCCGAGCAGGGCGTTGATGACCTGGCTGATATCGAAGGGATGACCGACGAGAAAGCTGGCGAGCTCATCATGGCCGCTCGCAACATTTGTTGGTTCGGCGACGAAGCGTAATAAACTGTAGCAGGAAGGAACAGCATGACAGATGTGACTATTAAAGCGCTGGCCTCAGAGATTCAGACCTCTGTGGATCGCCTGATACAGCAATTTGCTGACGCAGGCATCCGCAAAACGGTTGATGATTCTGTGACCTCGCAAGAGAAACAAACTTTGTTGACGCACCTGAACCGTGAGCACGGTTCGGCGCCAGACAAGCTGACGTTACAGCGTAAGACGCGCAGTACGTTGAATATTCCAGGTACCGGTGGAAAGAGTAAATCGGTA is part of the Klebsiella quasipneumoniae subsp. quasipneumoniae genome and encodes:
- the ftsH gene encoding ATP-dependent zinc metalloprotease FtsH, translating into MAKNLILWLVIAVVLMSVFQSFGPSESNGRKVDYSTFLQEVNQDQVREARINGREINVTKKDSNRYTTYIPVNDPKLLDNLLTKNVKVVGEPPEEPSLLASIFISWFPMLLLIGVWIFFMRQMQGGGGKGAMSFGKSKARMLTEDQIKTTFADVAGCDEAKEEVGELVEYLREPSRFQKLGGKIPKGVLMVGPPGTGKTLLAKAIAGEAKVPFFTISGSDFVEMFVGVGASRVRDMFEQAKKAAPCIIFIDEIDAVGRQRGAGLGGGHDEREQTLNQMLVEMDGFEGNEGIIVIAATNRPDVLDPALLRPGRFDRQVVVGLPDVRGREQILKVHMRRVPLAPDIDAAIIARGTPGFSGADLANLVNEAALFAARGNKRVVSMVEFEKAKDKIMMGAERRSMVMTEAQKESTAYHEAGHAIIGRLVPEHDPVHKVTIIPRGRALGVTFFLPEGDAISASRQKLESQISTLYGGRLAEEIIYGPEHVSTGASNDIKVATNLARNMVTQWGFSDKLGPLLYAEEEGEVFLGRSVAKAKHMSDETARIIDQEVKSLIERNYGRARQLLNDNMDILHAMKDALMKYETIDAPQIDDLMARRDVRPPAGWEEPGSSNNSDNNGTPRAPRPVDEPRTPNPGNTMSEQLGDK
- the folP gene encoding dihydropteroate synthase, whose amino-acid sequence is MKLVAQGSTLDLSHPHVMGILNVTPDSFSDGGAHNSLIEAVKHANLMINAGATIIDIGGESTRPGAAEVSVEEELARVIPVVEAIAQRFEVWISVDTSKAEVIRESARAGAHIINDIRSLTEPGALQAAAETGLPVCLMHMQGQPKTMQEAPKYEDVFADVERFFNEHIVRCEQAGIAKEKLLLDPGFGFGKNLTHNYQLLARLGEFHHFGLPLLVGMSRKSMVGQLLNVGPSERLNGSLACAVIAAMQGAQIIRVHDVKETVEALRVVEATLAAKGKKRYE
- the glmM gene encoding phosphoglucosamine mutase; amino-acid sequence: MSNRKYFGTDGIRGRVGDAPITPEFVLKLGWAAGKVLARHGSRKIIIGKDTRISGYMLESALEAGLAAAGLSASFTGPMPTPAIAYLTRAFRAEAGIVISASHNPFYDNGIKFFSIEGTKLPDDVEEAIEAEMEKELTCVDSAELGKASRIVDAAGRYIEFCKGTFPNELSLSTLKVVVDCAHGATYHIAPNVFRELGAQVIAMGCEPDGLNINEEVGATDVRALQARVLAEKADLGIAYDGDGDRVIMVDHEGNKVDGDQILYIIAREGLRQGQLRGGAVGTLMSNMGLELALKQLGIPFARAKVGDRYVLEMLQEKGWRIGAENSGHVILLDKTTTGDGIVASLQVVAAMVRNHMSLHDLCSGMKMFPQLLVNVRFTEGSGNPLENEHVKAVTAEVEAALGKRGRVLLRKSGTEPLIRVMVEGEHEDQVHEFAHRIAEAVKSV
- the secG gene encoding preprotein translocase subunit SecG; the protein is MYEALLVVFLIVAIGLVGLVMLQQGKGADMGASFGAGASGTLFGSSGSGNFMTRMTGILAALFFIISLALGNINSNKTSKGSEWDNLSAPKTEQTQPTAPAQPTSDIPH
- a CDS encoding YfaZ family outer membrane protein, translating into MKSIAPKMVALMIAVGASGAACASVNLHGEAGSEFTNLSASFGAGEPGMTFNTQWAHSDNDGDTIGLGMGYNFNLGPFLMTLGGKGIYLNPKDGDEGYAIAAGGGAELPLGQYFTLFGEGYYSPDSMSSGVDDYVEANAGVRLNVLPSLNIEAGYRYIDMAGKDGHRDNTLADGAYAGVNFRF
- a CDS encoding winged helix-turn-helix transcriptional regulator, whose amino-acid sequence is MNIKPPIRPQKAIDRLIDVLEPHATPVNAIARKRLTWEYKGKTQLFIFKKGELSIIRNSDRLLMVTVYEPHLFGVAEMLQPSRSHSLRAEVSSELLRIDYDLASALFRQHNLWEEVTILLAYHTSYMVYRDDLVLQQRTYSVIRNHLLEMMLLTEETRQRVSILEYIQDRTHLSRSSILNVLSALKKGGYIAFARGGYLQSIASLPEKF
- the argG gene encoding argininosuccinate synthase, which produces MTTILKHLPVGQRIGIAFSGGLDTSAALLWMRKKGAVPYAYTANLGQPDEDDYDAIPRRAKEYGAEGARLIDCRKQLVAEGIAAIQCGAFHNTTGGLTYFNTTPLGRAVTGTMLVAAMKEDGVNIWGDGSTYKGNDIERFYRYGLLTNAELQIYKPWLDSDFINELGGRHEMSEFMIACGFDYKMSVEKAYSTDSNMLGATHEAKDLEFLNSSVKIVNPIMGVKFWDENVKIPAEEVTVRFEQGHPVALNGKTFADDVEMMLEANRIGGRHGLGMSDQIENRIIEAKSRGIYEAPGMALLHIAYERLLTGIHNEDTIEQYHAHGRQLGRLLYQGRWFDSQALMLRDSLQRWVASQITGEVTLELRRGNDYSILNTVSDNLTYKAERLTMEKGDSMFTAEDRIGQLTMRNLDITDTREKLFGYAQSGLLSASSATGLPQVENLENKGK
- the rimP gene encoding ribosome maturation factor RimP codes for the protein MSTLEQKLTEMLTAPVEALGFELVGIEFIRGRTSTLRIYIDSEDGINVDDCADVSHQVSAVMDVEDPITVAYNLEVSSPGLDRPMFTAEHYQRFTGEEVALVLRMAVQNRRKWQGIIKAVDGEMITVTVEGKDEVFALSNIQKANLVPHF
- the nusA gene encoding transcription termination factor NusA; the protein is MNKEILAVVEAVSNEKALPREKIFEALESALATATKKKYEQEIDVRVEIDRKSGDFDTFRRWLVVEEVTQPTREITLEAARFEDESMNVGDYVEDQIESVTFDRITTQTAKQVIVQKVREAERAMVVDQFREHEGEIITGVVKKVNRDNITLDLGNNAEAVILREDMLPRENFRPGDRIRGVLYAVRPEARGAQLFVTRSKPEMLIELFRIEVPEIGEEVLEIKAAARDPGSRAKIAVKTNDKRIDPVGACVGMRGARVQAVSTELGGERIDIVLWDDNPAQFVINAMAPADVASIVVDEDKHTMDIAVEAGNLAQAIGRNGQNVRLASQLSGWELNVMTVDDLQAKHQAEAHAAIDTFTKYLDIDEDFATVLVEEGFSSLEELAYVPMKELLEIDGLDEATVEALRERAKNALTTLALAQEESLGDNKPADDLLNLEGLDRALAFKLAARGVCTLEDLAEQGVDDLADIEGMTDEKAGELIMAARNICWFGDEA